In Marinobacter sp. LQ44, the following are encoded in one genomic region:
- a CDS encoding globin domain-containing protein — MTPTDLVFQSYGRCCRKDEFFVDFYDFFMSSSDAIRNRFVDTDMSAQRHLLRNGVMQIILVARGMSDRKLKDLGQSHNRHNYNIQPEWYGLWEEALLKTVRVHDPEYTPELREAWRDVLKPGIDLIRGAY; from the coding sequence ATGACTCCCACGGATCTCGTATTTCAGAGCTATGGCCGCTGCTGCCGGAAAGATGAATTCTTCGTCGATTTCTACGACTTCTTCATGTCCAGTTCCGACGCCATCCGCAACCGGTTTGTTGATACCGATATGTCTGCCCAGCGCCACCTGCTGCGCAACGGAGTGATGCAGATCATCCTGGTGGCCCGGGGCATGTCAGACCGCAAATTGAAGGACCTTGGCCAGAGCCATAACCGCCACAACTACAACATTCAGCCCGAGTGGTACGGTTTGTGGGAAGAAGCCCTGCTGAAAACGGTTCGGGTACACGACCCGGAATACACACCGGAGCTGAGGGAAGCCTGGCGGGACGTGCTGAAGCCGGGGATTGATCTGATTCGCGGCGCTTACTGA
- a CDS encoding ATP-dependent DNA helicase, which yields MKVAVRTLCEFAARHGDLDFRYTPAPSAEEGIAGHQAIQAKRGYGYKSEYSLTGNCMELELSGRADGYHPHKNRLEEIKTHRGDVSRIRPHQRALHRAQLRAYGALLCRQENRKSVELALVYYDTGRDKETVLTETAKADELWQELETLCGLYKAWAEQEEHHREQRDALLANLTFPFPDFRPRQRQLAETVYKNSVKAGTLLLEAPTGLGKTLGTLFPALMAMPAARQDRLFYLTCRNTARQLVLDAVDKLRHAQNELQPWPLRTLELVSKDDACEHPDKACHGESCPLAKGFFDRLPDARAEAVQSKEPLKQDNLAEIAAGHDICPYFLAQEMARWSDLVIGDVNRLFDQSALLHGLTRQNNWRASVLVDEAHNLVDRARGMYSVQLEQQRLLKLKKTAPKLVKSALDRTARAWQALIRDHGEQAQPVFLATLPPQLLGALQALVSVITDYLADNPPDLALQEVMFESVAFMKLADSFGDHSLCEFQRSGRGRASLTIQNLIPADFLTERFKSAHSVLLFSATLSPGVYYRDLLGLPEDARFTTLPSPFSAEQLQVQFTPGISTRQVHRQASLQPIAELIAKQYRGRPGHYLAFFSSFKYAKEVSDTLANQAPDIPQRSQQPGMSPDQRRQFLAEFQKPEGSVAFAVLGGVFSEGIDLPGDQLIGAFVATLGLPPFDPWHEILKDRLQQRFGEGYNYTYLIPGLQKVAQAAGRVIRTPDDRGVIWLIDDRFLQGQVRNLLPKWWFSNSEP from the coding sequence GTGAAAGTCGCCGTCCGAACCCTGTGTGAGTTCGCTGCCCGCCACGGTGATTTGGACTTCCGCTACACCCCGGCCCCAAGTGCCGAGGAGGGCATTGCTGGCCATCAGGCTATCCAGGCAAAACGCGGTTATGGCTATAAAAGCGAGTATTCACTTACCGGTAACTGCATGGAGCTAGAGCTTTCCGGCCGGGCCGATGGCTACCATCCGCACAAGAACCGGCTGGAAGAAATCAAAACCCACCGGGGCGATGTGTCCCGAATTCGCCCCCACCAGCGCGCCCTGCACAGGGCCCAGTTGCGGGCCTACGGTGCCCTGCTGTGCCGGCAGGAAAACCGTAAAAGCGTGGAACTGGCGCTGGTGTATTACGACACCGGCCGGGACAAGGAAACCGTGCTCACCGAAACCGCCAAGGCGGATGAGCTCTGGCAGGAACTGGAAACCCTGTGTGGCCTTTACAAGGCCTGGGCCGAGCAGGAAGAACACCACCGGGAGCAGCGCGACGCCCTGCTGGCCAATCTCACTTTCCCTTTCCCGGATTTTCGCCCCCGGCAACGGCAACTGGCGGAGACGGTGTACAAGAATTCAGTGAAAGCCGGCACCTTGCTGCTGGAAGCGCCCACCGGCCTGGGCAAAACCCTGGGCACCCTGTTCCCCGCCCTGATGGCGATGCCCGCGGCGCGGCAGGACCGGCTGTTCTACCTCACCTGTCGCAACACCGCCCGGCAACTGGTGCTGGATGCTGTGGATAAGTTGCGACACGCCCAGAATGAGCTGCAGCCCTGGCCGTTGCGAACCCTGGAACTGGTCTCAAAAGACGACGCCTGCGAACACCCGGACAAAGCCTGCCACGGCGAGTCCTGCCCCCTGGCAAAGGGCTTTTTCGACCGCCTGCCGGATGCCCGGGCCGAGGCGGTGCAAAGCAAAGAGCCATTAAAACAGGATAATTTGGCGGAAATCGCCGCAGGTCACGACATTTGCCCGTATTTTCTGGCCCAGGAAATGGCCCGATGGAGTGACCTGGTAATTGGCGATGTGAACCGGCTGTTCGACCAGTCTGCCCTGTTGCACGGCCTTACTCGCCAGAACAACTGGCGGGCCAGCGTTTTGGTGGACGAAGCCCACAACCTGGTGGATCGTGCCCGGGGCATGTATTCGGTGCAGTTGGAGCAACAGCGCTTACTGAAACTGAAGAAGACCGCGCCGAAACTGGTGAAATCGGCCCTGGACCGCACCGCCCGAGCTTGGCAGGCTCTAATCCGGGACCATGGCGAACAGGCGCAACCGGTGTTCCTGGCCACACTGCCGCCGCAACTGCTGGGCGCATTGCAGGCCTTGGTCTCGGTGATCACTGACTACCTGGCTGACAACCCGCCGGACCTGGCCCTGCAGGAAGTAATGTTCGAAAGCGTGGCCTTTATGAAACTGGCAGACAGCTTCGGTGACCATTCCCTGTGTGAATTTCAGCGCAGCGGCCGAGGCCGGGCCAGCCTGACCATCCAGAACCTGATCCCGGCGGATTTCCTCACTGAGCGCTTCAAATCGGCCCACTCGGTACTGCTGTTCTCCGCTACCCTCAGCCCGGGCGTCTATTACCGGGATTTACTCGGCCTGCCGGAAGACGCCCGCTTCACCACCCTGCCCAGCCCGTTCAGCGCCGAGCAATTGCAGGTGCAGTTTACCCCCGGCATCAGCACCCGACAGGTGCATCGGCAGGCCAGCCTGCAACCCATCGCCGAACTGATCGCCAAACAGTACCGGGGGCGGCCAGGCCATTACCTGGCGTTCTTCAGCAGCTTCAAATACGCCAAAGAAGTGAGCGATACGCTGGCGAACCAAGCCCCGGACATCCCCCAGCGCTCCCAACAGCCGGGCATGAGCCCGGACCAACGCAGGCAGTTTCTGGCAGAGTTCCAGAAGCCCGAAGGCAGTGTCGCCTTTGCAGTACTCGGCGGCGTGTTCAGCGAAGGCATCGACCTGCCTGGCGACCAGCTGATCGGTGCCTTCGTGGCCACCCTCGGCCTGCCGCCCTTCGACCCCTGGCACGAAATCCTAAAAGACCGCCTGCAGCAACGCTTTGGTGAAGGCTACAACTACACCTACCTGATCCCCGGCCTGCAGAAAGTGGCCCAGGCCGCCGGCCGGGTGATTCGCACGCCGGACGACCGGGGCGTGATCTGGCTGATTGATGACCGGTTCCTGCAGGGGCAGGTGCGCAACCTGTTACCGAAGTGGTGGTTCAGCAACTCGGAGCCTTGA
- a CDS encoding VRR-NUC domain-containing protein has product MTTEFTGQRPQTANLEDPLYYLSNMDTIVSWVADHHADLLTERERNRLAAFANLATGARALLTRMVMRTGELFRADKLRYPELQVPEAEALALLIQEGWLDNSPDLSLEELFRLFTLAELRPVFADWLQQQGHPKTLGKAQMLELVAEPFSAPRPLQEWLRDAGDASGVVQLQDMALFDRIRLMFFGNLRQSWTDFVLVELGVQQFEPVPFTPESRAFQQRAEVDCYLRMHECRERLDNGEPAADVWPDVPGPVDNPWLTSRRDRLLLELGRQAERQGERELALTAWENSGHREARLKQLRLLERMKRFEQAWAIASQWQTAELSDAEAQGLARLLKRLAPKVGADKPEPVNNPPLQEFTLTLPKPDTGTVELAALQHLGTDEAPVFYVENTLINALFGLLCWPVIFKPLPGAFFHPFHIGPADLTREDFVARRQQAFEQRFRLLETGAYRRDILDAFQTKQGIANPFVFWPVLDEELLELALHCIPPGHLEVLFRRLLNNIKEHRSGFPDLIRLVPDAGQPEQRYEMIEVKGPGDRLQDHQVRWLQFFAQQGIPASVCYVRWQDDEASS; this is encoded by the coding sequence ATGACGACAGAATTCACGGGCCAGCGCCCGCAAACAGCAAACCTTGAAGACCCCCTGTATTACCTCAGCAATATGGACACCATCGTGTCCTGGGTGGCCGACCATCACGCAGATCTGTTGACCGAACGGGAGCGAAACCGGCTGGCGGCGTTTGCCAACCTGGCGACCGGCGCGAGGGCGTTACTGACGCGCATGGTGATGCGCACCGGCGAGCTGTTTCGGGCCGACAAGCTGCGCTACCCGGAACTCCAGGTGCCGGAGGCCGAGGCACTCGCGTTATTGATACAGGAGGGCTGGCTGGATAACAGTCCGGATCTGAGCCTGGAGGAGTTGTTCCGGCTGTTTACCCTGGCGGAACTAAGGCCGGTATTCGCCGATTGGCTGCAACAACAGGGCCATCCGAAAACCCTGGGAAAGGCTCAAATGCTCGAGCTGGTGGCGGAACCATTCAGTGCGCCAAGGCCCTTGCAGGAATGGCTGCGCGATGCCGGTGACGCTTCGGGCGTCGTACAGCTCCAGGACATGGCCCTGTTCGACCGTATCCGCCTCATGTTCTTCGGCAACCTGCGCCAGAGCTGGACCGACTTTGTGCTGGTGGAACTGGGCGTCCAGCAATTTGAGCCGGTGCCCTTCACCCCGGAATCCCGGGCCTTCCAGCAGCGGGCAGAGGTGGATTGTTACCTGCGGATGCATGAATGCCGGGAACGGCTCGACAACGGCGAACCGGCGGCGGACGTCTGGCCCGATGTCCCCGGCCCTGTGGATAACCCCTGGCTTACCAGCCGCCGGGACCGGTTGTTGCTGGAGCTGGGCCGGCAGGCGGAGCGCCAGGGTGAACGGGAACTGGCACTGACGGCCTGGGAAAACAGCGGCCATCGGGAAGCGCGGCTGAAACAGCTACGACTGCTGGAGCGGATGAAGCGTTTTGAGCAAGCCTGGGCCATTGCCAGCCAATGGCAGACGGCCGAGCTGAGCGATGCCGAAGCCCAGGGCCTGGCCCGCCTGCTGAAACGGCTGGCGCCCAAGGTGGGGGCGGACAAACCCGAGCCTGTGAATAACCCCCCACTGCAGGAATTCACCCTCACATTGCCGAAGCCTGACACGGGTACGGTAGAGCTGGCAGCGCTGCAACATTTGGGCACCGATGAGGCCCCGGTGTTCTATGTGGAAAACACATTGATCAACGCCCTGTTCGGGCTTCTGTGCTGGCCGGTGATCTTCAAGCCCCTGCCCGGCGCTTTCTTCCACCCTTTCCACATTGGCCCGGCAGACCTGACCCGGGAAGATTTTGTGGCCCGGCGCCAGCAGGCGTTCGAGCAACGTTTCCGTTTGCTGGAAACCGGCGCCTATCGCCGGGACATTCTCGACGCCTTTCAGACCAAGCAAGGCATCGCCAATCCCTTCGTGTTCTGGCCGGTACTCGATGAAGAGCTGTTGGAGCTGGCCCTGCACTGCATTCCCCCGGGCCACCTGGAGGTCCTGTTCCGCCGCCTGCTCAACAACATCAAGGAACACCGCAGCGGCTTCCCCGACCTGATCCGGCTGGTACCGGACGCCGGGCAACCCGAACAACGCTATGAAATGATCGAGGTAAAAGGCCCCGGCGACCGCCTGCAGGACCACCAGGTGCGCTGGCTTCAGTTCTTCGCCCAACAGGGCATTCCGGCCAGCGTCTGTTATGTGCGTTGGCAGGACGATGAGGCAAGCTCGTGA